In one Alphaproteobacteria bacterium SS10 genomic region, the following are encoded:
- a CDS encoding segregation/condensation protein A encodes MSATFEADIPTETPANDGPGGAAPRGEQLVLDLDGFEGPIDLMLTLARDRKLDIARMSMVALADQYLNFIQEAQALRLELAADYLVMAAWLTYLKSRLLLPPEEEEGGEEPTGEELAAALAFQLKRLEAMQKAAQALNERPRLGYGRMARGAPEGLNIVTTASYDLSLHELLTAYGGIQRRQQHQVYKPKMAKLYSVEEALSRLKQSLGAAPGWVTLQSLLPSLGAETNTGGLSRRSAIASTFLASLELAKHGNVEIRQEAPFAPVHLRWTNEQAAETASQE; translated from the coding sequence ATGAGCGCCACCTTCGAGGCTGACATTCCAACCGAAACACCGGCCAATGATGGTCCTGGTGGTGCCGCCCCTCGGGGCGAGCAACTGGTGCTCGACCTCGATGGGTTCGAAGGTCCCATCGATCTGATGCTGACCCTGGCGCGTGATCGGAAGCTCGATATCGCGCGGATGTCGATGGTCGCCCTGGCTGACCAGTACCTAAACTTTATTCAAGAAGCCCAAGCCCTACGGCTCGAACTGGCTGCTGACTATCTCGTCATGGCGGCCTGGCTGACCTACCTGAAATCCCGGTTGTTATTGCCACCTGAGGAAGAGGAGGGTGGTGAGGAACCAACGGGTGAGGAACTGGCCGCGGCCCTGGCATTCCAGCTGAAGCGTTTGGAAGCCATGCAGAAGGCGGCCCAAGCCCTTAATGAGCGGCCACGCCTTGGTTATGGCCGTATGGCACGCGGCGCACCCGAGGGGCTGAACATCGTCACCACGGCGAGTTACGACCTCAGCTTGCACGAGTTACTGACAGCCTATGGCGGTATCCAGCGCCGCCAACAGCATCAGGTCTATAAGCCAAAGATGGCCAAGCTTTACTCGGTTGAGGAAGCCCTTAGCCGGTTGAAGCAATCCCTGGGGGCAGCGCCTGGTTGGGTAACGCTGCAAAGCCTATTGCCGAGCTTGGGGGCGGAAACCAATACCGGTGGGTTAAGCCGTCGATCCGCCATTGCCTCGACATTCCTGGCGTCATTGGAGTTGGCCAAGCACGGCAATGTCGAAATTCGGCAAGAGGCACCATTTGCCCCGGTCCATTTGCGCTGGACCAATGAACAGGCGGCAGAAACCGCATCTCAAGAATAA
- a CDS encoding arginine--tRNA ligase produces MTNIFRDIEAQLKGVLETLSSEGVLPEGLELGRLTVEPPRDPTHGDVSTNAAMVLAKQAKRNPRDIAGVIAERMSDQASVEGAELAGPGFVNLRLSPTIWADQLRAVLTQGEGFGDSDLLNGQRINVEYVSANPTGPLHAAHARGAVVGDALAKLLAKAGAEVTREYYINDAGKQVEILGRSTFLRYREACGEVIDEIPSGMYPGEYLKEVGAALVERDGKKWLEADEAEWLPAMRDFAIDMLMAEIKRDLEVLGVDQSVFSSERALVQDGAVERAFDALTDAGHIYEGVLEPPKGKKPDDWEPRPQTLFRATAFGDDVDRPLKKSDGSWTYFAADIAYHYDKYRRGCDQQIDVWGADHGGYVKRMQAAIKAITDDAVTFDVILCQIVHMFDNGQPVRMSKRAGTFVTLADLLEILGPDVVRFAMLTRRHDQQLDFDYAKVQEQSRDNPVFYVHYAHARCHSVLRMGAETFDAAEITPESLAKIDLSGLNSDAEIAVLKHLAAWPRMVEQAAVAREPHRVAFYLYDLAAAFHSLWTAGKDDATLRFLVEDNPDLSRARLALVSGVAAVIRSGXAVMGVNPVEEM; encoded by the coding sequence ATGACGAATATTTTTCGCGATATTGAGGCGCAACTCAAAGGCGTTCTGGAAACCCTATCCAGTGAGGGGGTGCTGCCCGAGGGGTTGGAACTTGGCCGCCTAACCGTTGAGCCACCACGGGACCCAACCCATGGTGATGTTTCCACCAATGCTGCCATGGTTCTGGCCAAACAGGCCAAACGCAACCCACGCGATATCGCCGGCGTCATCGCTGAACGGATGAGTGATCAGGCGAGCGTTGAGGGGGCAGAGCTTGCGGGCCCCGGGTTCGTCAATTTGCGGTTAAGCCCAACTATCTGGGCCGATCAGTTGCGCGCCGTCCTGACCCAAGGTGAGGGTTTTGGCGATAGCGACCTGCTGAACGGCCAGCGGATTAATGTTGAGTATGTGTCAGCGAACCCAACCGGCCCACTGCATGCAGCCCATGCCCGTGGTGCGGTTGTTGGTGATGCCCTGGCAAAACTGCTGGCAAAGGCTGGCGCCGAGGTTACGCGCGAGTACTACATCAATGATGCTGGCAAGCAGGTTGAGATCCTTGGTCGCTCAACCTTCCTCCGCTACCGCGAGGCCTGTGGTGAGGTGATCGATGAAATCCCGTCAGGCATGTATCCCGGCGAGTATCTGAAGGAAGTTGGCGCCGCACTGGTTGAGCGCGACGGCAAAAAGTGGCTTGAGGCTGACGAGGCCGAGTGGCTGCCCGCGATGCGCGATTTCGCCATCGACATGCTGATGGCTGAGATCAAGCGGGATCTGGAGGTTCTAGGCGTTGATCAATCAGTCTTCAGCTCTGAGCGCGCGCTGGTTCAAGACGGCGCGGTAGAACGAGCGTTCGACGCGTTGACCGACGCCGGACATATCTATGAAGGCGTGCTCGAGCCGCCGAAGGGCAAGAAGCCCGATGATTGGGAGCCACGGCCACAGACCTTGTTCCGGGCCACGGCCTTTGGCGACGATGTTGACCGGCCTTTGAAGAAGTCTGACGGCAGCTGGACCTATTTCGCCGCTGACATTGCCTATCACTATGACAAGTACCGGCGTGGTTGCGATCAGCAGATTGATGTCTGGGGCGCTGACCACGGTGGCTACGTCAAGCGGATGCAGGCGGCGATTAAGGCTATCACCGATGATGCGGTGACCTTTGACGTTATCCTCTGCCAGATCGTGCATATGTTTGATAACGGCCAACCGGTTCGGATGTCGAAGCGGGCAGGAACGTTCGTTACCCTTGCGGACCTTCTGGAGATTCTAGGCCCCGATGTGGTCCGCTTCGCCATGTTGACCCGCCGCCACGATCAGCAGCTCGACTTCGACTATGCGAAGGTCCAAGAGCAGTCACGGGACAACCCGGTCTTCTATGTTCACTACGCCCATGCGCGTTGTCATTCGGTGCTTCGAATGGGGGCAGAAACCTTCGATGCGGCGGAGATCACACCCGAATCGTTGGCCAAAATCGATTTGTCCGGTCTCAACAGTGATGCCGAAATCGCGGTTTTGAAGCATTTGGCAGCATGGCCACGTATGGTTGAGCAGGCAGCCGTGGCGCGGGAGCCGCATCGCGTTGCCTTCTACCTCTATGATTTGGCTGCGGCATTCCACAGCTTGTGGACGGCGGGCAAAGACGATGCCACCCTACGCTTTCTAGTAGAGGACAACCCCGATTTGTCGCGCGCTCGCTTGGCCCTCGTGTCCGGTGTCGCTGCGGTCATCCGCTCCGGTTTNGCGGTGATGGGGGTCAATCCGGTAGAGGAAATGTAA
- a CDS encoding SPOR domain-containing protein, producing MAQYISDRDLAALAQLDGQDDGDGGSFDDGSGGEGPILSPRVVFGVAAATLAVCAVVWFSYGRGGGSDVPLITADTTPVKIRPASPGGLEIPFQDMALYDRLSGQPQPVNPTLMPAAEAPQTALTQPVEPVEPIATAQPTQAPAATVASGGEGESLFAAAPTPAPTPEPVSPAPETQPVELAPAPQPAVLAEATQVTAVQATLPAPTPDAVTVSAGDPRYVPVPVRHPQRASASASPQQIANSFIAAPQVATPGEPRRIRRGTIATPEIPLATVQQGLQLGGALGDSDDQGNLVYRNSVSQNSVAPQTVVNAPEGEVEIVLQTESNAGQAPAVTVNPAQVDRQADGTIEIRSPDRDIVTIRSAPDVAEQAAEAPPTPGLIPRPPQGAVGPSQVASLPRETTATTSTDLANINTLPPAARAPAPVSRGITRGSVVNQRASAPGPAQPPVTEPAPTTTAAAATAAPPAPPTGEGWRVQLASVGSQDAAIREWRRYQRAHTDLLGNLDLKVQRADLGDRGVFYRVQAGVLDRGGASALCETLKSRGTDCLIKRD from the coding sequence ATGGCTCAATACATCTCGGATCGCGATCTGGCCGCGCTTGCCCAACTTGACGGGCAGGATGATGGCGATGGCGGCTCGTTTGATGATGGGTCAGGTGGTGAGGGGCCAATCCTATCGCCACGCGTGGTGTTTGGTGTTGCGGCCGCGACCCTGGCCGTCTGTGCGGTTGTTTGGTTCAGCTATGGCCGCGGTGGTGGCAGCGACGTGCCACTCATCACCGCAGACACCACACCAGTTAAGATCCGCCCGGCATCGCCTGGTGGTTTGGAAATACCATTTCAGGATATGGCGCTTTATGACCGGTTGAGTGGCCAACCACAGCCGGTTAATCCAACCTTGATGCCAGCCGCGGAAGCGCCGCAGACCGCTTTGACCCAGCCGGTTGAGCCTGTCGAGCCTATTGCCACTGCACAGCCCACACAGGCACCAGCAGCGACAGTTGCCAGTGGCGGTGAGGGCGAAAGCCTGTTTGCCGCGGCGCCAACGCCAGCACCAACCCCAGAACCCGTGTCACCAGCTCCCGAAACCCAGCCGGTTGAATTGGCGCCGGCACCACAGCCGGCAGTGCTGGCAGAAGCTACCCAGGTGACCGCTGTTCAGGCAACTTTACCAGCGCCCACACCAGATGCCGTTACCGTATCTGCCGGGGACCCTCGATATGTGCCGGTACCCGTGCGTCATCCACAGCGGGCATCAGCCAGTGCTAGCCCACAGCAGATCGCAAACTCCTTTATTGCTGCCCCCCAGGTTGCGACACCCGGCGAGCCGCGTCGGATCCGCCGTGGAACAATCGCCACGCCAGAGATCCCCTTGGCCACTGTTCAACAGGGCTTACAGCTTGGTGGCGCCTTGGGTGACAGCGACGATCAGGGCAATCTGGTCTATCGCAACAGCGTTTCCCAAAACAGCGTAGCGCCGCAAACTGTTGTGAACGCGCCCGAGGGCGAGGTTGAGATCGTCTTGCAGACCGAGAGCAATGCCGGTCAGGCGCCAGCGGTTACCGTCAACCCGGCGCAAGTGGATCGGCAGGCCGACGGTACAATCGAGATACGCTCACCCGACCGCGATATTGTCACCATCCGTTCCGCCCCAGATGTGGCTGAGCAGGCCGCCGAGGCACCACCAACCCCGGGCCTGATTCCACGGCCGCCCCAGGGCGCCGTTGGGCCAAGTCAGGTTGCTAGCCTGCCACGTGAAACGACCGCGACGACAAGCACTGATCTCGCCAATATCAATACGTTGCCGCCAGCCGCACGGGCGCCTGCACCGGTGTCTCGGGGGATTACCCGGGGCTCTGTGGTAAACCAGCGCGCCTCTGCGCCTGGGCCAGCACAACCACCGGTAACCGAACCGGCACCCACAACAACGGCAGCAGCCGCCACGGCGGCACCGCCAGCACCGCCAACCGGTGAGGGATGGCGGGTTCAACTTGCCTCCGTCGGCAGTCAGGATGCCGCCATTCGGGAATGGCGCCGCTACCAACGCGCCCACACCGACCTGCTCGGCAACCTCGATCTGAAGGTTCAGCGTGCTGATCTCGGCGACCGTGGTGTCTTCTACCGGGTGCAAGCCGGGGTCTTGGATCGCGGTGGTGCGAGCGCCCTGTGTGAGACGTTGAAGTCTCGCGGCACCGACTGCCTCATCAAGCGTGACTGA
- a CDS encoding twin-arginine translocase TatA/TatE family subunit gives MGTFSIWHWVIVLAVVLLLFGGGGKIPRVMGDLAKGIRSFKSGLKEEDEKQPEPKTIDGTAEPVAAEKPAEQAAPKRENETVS, from the coding sequence ATGGGTACCTTTAGCATTTGGCACTGGGTGATCGTGCTGGCCGTGGTTCTGCTGCTGTTTGGTGGTGGTGGTAAAATTCCACGGGTTATGGGTGATCTCGCCAAGGGCATTCGTTCGTTCAAATCCGGCCTGAAGGAAGAGGACGAGAAACAGCCCGAGCCGAAGACCATTGATGGTACGGCAGAGCCGGTGGCCGCTGAGAAGCCTGCCGAGCAGGCCGCGCCGAAGCGCGAGAACGAGACCGTTAGCTAA
- the tatB gene encoding Sec-independent protein translocase protein TatB, with product MFDLGWSELFIVGLATLIVVGPKELPKVLRMISKTLAKMRGMAREFQSSLDDMVRDTELAEIKKEFNTVKDDLDVNARMNEMMSPDPDKDYWALEDSDPAKAADDRKAAAEAANKAASEYQPPAPETSPETSSEPTSDTGPQQAEASSVEPTTDTAKAG from the coding sequence GTGTTTGATCTCGGATGGTCCGAGCTTTTTATCGTTGGGCTGGCCACGTTAATCGTGGTCGGGCCTAAAGAGCTGCCCAAAGTCCTCCGCATGATCAGCAAGACCCTCGCCAAGATGCGGGGCATGGCGCGAGAGTTTCAATCCAGCCTTGATGACATGGTTCGCGATACCGAGTTGGCCGAAATTAAGAAGGAATTCAACACGGTAAAGGATGATCTTGATGTTAATGCACGGATGAATGAGATGATGAGCCCCGATCCAGATAAGGATTACTGGGCACTGGAAGACTCTGATCCTGCAAAGGCCGCCGATGACCGAAAAGCAGCTGCTGAAGCGGCCAATAAAGCCGCCAGCGAGTATCAGCCACCAGCGCCTGAAACATCGCCTGAGACCTCGTCAGAACCAACCAGCGATACTGGACCTCAACAAGCTGAGGCAAGCTCGGTCGAGCCGACCACAGACACCGCCAAGGCCGGCTGA
- the erpA gene encoding iron-sulfur cluster insertion protein ErpA — MSDVATETASTSPDLAGRSFALSDSAAKRIAKLRDIEGKPSLMMRVSVTGGGCSGFQYIFDFDETINDDDHVFENGDVSVLVDDVSLDLVNGAELNFKEDLVGSYFEVNNPNADSACGCGTSFSIS, encoded by the coding sequence ATGTCTGACGTCGCAACAGAAACCGCCAGCACCAGCCCAGATTTAGCCGGCCGCAGTTTTGCCCTATCCGATAGCGCCGCTAAGCGCATCGCGAAGCTTCGTGACATTGAGGGTAAGCCGAGCCTGATGATGCGGGTCAGTGTCACCGGTGGTGGTTGCTCTGGTTTTCAGTACATCTTCGACTTTGATGAGACCATCAATGATGACGACCATGTCTTTGAAAATGGTGATGTTTCCGTGCTTGTCGATGATGTCTCACTCGACCTCGTAAACGGGGCAGAGTTGAACTTTAAAGAGGATTTGGTCGGCAGCTATTTTGAGGTGAATAACCCAAATGCCGATAGTGCCTGCGGTTGCGGCACCTCGTTCTCAATCAGCTAA
- a CDS encoding SMC-Scp complex subunit ScpB, with amino-acid sequence MGGPEEIAAKLDQAEQRRLVEALLFAADEPLSMTVLRERLPEGADLGAILEDLQTLYNGRGISLERRGDAWTFRTAADLAPALTQHVEQPKKLTRAAIETLAIIAYHQPVTRGEIETIRGVAVSRGALDTLLEQGWIKPGRRRETPGRPVTWVSTPAFLDHFDLANINDLPGLDELKAAGLLDARPAVAALADQLGEGGLLAAMSGDDEDDEDDEDDETSEDELAALEDALEDDFEAGDLDEDLGEELDEDAELEGDIDPDDEDLKASA; translated from the coding sequence ATGGGCGGGCCCGAAGAAATTGCCGCCAAGCTAGATCAGGCAGAGCAACGCCGTCTGGTTGAGGCGCTGCTGTTTGCAGCCGATGAACCGCTCTCGATGACTGTTTTGCGCGAGCGGCTGCCTGAAGGCGCTGACCTCGGGGCCATTCTTGAGGATTTGCAGACGCTTTATAACGGGCGGGGTATCTCGCTTGAACGTCGTGGTGATGCCTGGACCTTCCGGACAGCGGCCGATTTGGCACCGGCGCTGACCCAACATGTTGAGCAGCCAAAGAAGCTGACCCGCGCGGCGATCGAGACGCTAGCGATCATCGCCTACCATCAGCCCGTAACGCGCGGCGAGATTGAGACCATTCGCGGCGTGGCCGTATCACGTGGTGCCTTGGATACCTTGCTAGAGCAGGGATGGATTAAACCGGGGCGTCGCCGTGAAACGCCGGGTCGCCCGGTGACCTGGGTGTCTACCCCAGCGTTTCTCGATCATTTTGATCTCGCCAATATCAATGACCTTCCTGGCCTCGATGAGCTGAAGGCAGCTGGCCTCCTCGATGCAAGGCCTGCCGTGGCAGCTTTGGCTGACCAGTTGGGCGAGGGCGGTCTGTTGGCGGCGATGTCCGGTGATGATGAGGACGACGAGGATGATGAGGACGATGAGACCTCAGAAGACGAGTTAGCCGCTCTCGAAGACGCGCTAGAGGACGACTTTGAGGCGGGAGACCTCGATGAAGACCTCGGCGAAGAGCTGGATGAAGATGCCGAGTTAGAGGGCGATATCGATCCCGATGATGAGGATCTCAAGGCCTCCGCTTGA
- a CDS encoding ABC transporter ATP-binding protein codes for MTTLVQSNSVRQDVEGTKPLHLDGLAYAYDGRHNVVRGIDLTINDGEVLSLVGPSGCGKTTLLRLLAGLLRPSEGSLLLGQQALVDGSTFLPAERRSVGLVFQDYALFPHLSVLRNVMFGLHRLPRSQRKEKARIYLDLVGLGDMAARYPHELSGGQQQRIALARALAPEPQYLLLDEPFSSLDAQTRVSLRQEVLSIIRRTGTTAVLVTHDPQEALASGDRVAVMDQGKLVQVAPPQTIYRRPANAFVARLFGSVNTVPVTVSNGSASLPWGHELKTTADAPNGAATALIRPDQVHLTSPGQAPVGSSVFDGHIQSVQPMGTHFVISVAIGPKAGSGDRDPITVTAAANPQFPLELGAPISVGIEAEAVWVVRAESAGDVGMVDAEPAITPEAPLSKAV; via the coding sequence ATGACCACACTCGTTCAGTCAAATTCTGTACGGCAAGACGTTGAGGGCACGAAGCCTTTGCATCTTGATGGGTTGGCGTATGCCTATGATGGCCGTCACAACGTGGTGCGTGGCATCGACCTGACCATCAATGATGGGGAGGTGTTGAGCCTGGTCGGCCCGTCGGGTTGCGGTAAAACAACTTTGCTCCGCCTTTTGGCCGGTCTTCTGCGCCCCTCTGAGGGCTCTTTGCTACTCGGACAGCAGGCGTTGGTTGATGGCTCAACCTTCCTGCCGGCGGAACGGCGCAGTGTTGGCCTGGTTTTCCAGGATTACGCACTGTTTCCGCATCTGAGTGTGCTTCGCAATGTGATGTTCGGCCTGCACCGCCTCCCGCGCAGTCAGCGGAAAGAGAAGGCGCGGATCTATCTCGATCTGGTTGGCCTCGGTGATATGGCTGCTCGCTACCCGCATGAGTTATCGGGTGGACAGCAGCAGCGGATCGCCTTGGCGCGGGCACTGGCACCAGAGCCGCAATACCTGCTGTTGGATGAGCCGTTTTCCAGCTTGGATGCGCAAACCCGGGTCAGCCTTCGCCAGGAAGTGCTCTCGATCATTCGGCGCACTGGTACGACCGCCGTCCTCGTCACCCATGATCCGCAGGAAGCTTTAGCCAGCGGTGACCGCGTTGCCGTGATGGATCAGGGAAAACTGGTTCAGGTGGCACCGCCGCAAACCATCTATCGTCGCCCGGCAAATGCCTTTGTTGCCCGGCTGTTCGGCAGTGTGAACACCGTCCCGGTTACCGTCTCCAATGGTAGCGCCAGCCTTCCATGGGGGCATGAACTTAAGACGACCGCCGACGCGCCCAATGGGGCCGCAACGGCGCTTATTCGGCCAGATCAGGTGCATCTGACATCACCGGGCCAAGCACCGGTCGGGTCGAGCGTTTTCGATGGCCACATTCAATCAGTGCAGCCCATGGGCACCCATTTCGTCATTAGCGTTGCGATTGGCCCTAAAGCCGGTAGCGGAGATAGGGATCCCATTACGGTGACCGCCGCCGCTAATCCGCAGTTCCCATTGGAGCTTGGCGCCCCGATCAGTGTTGGTATTGAAGCGGAAGCTGTTTGGGTTGTTCGGGCGGAAAGTGCCGGGGATGTGGGCATGGTTGATGCTGAGCCAGCAATCACACCCGAAGCACCGCTGTCTAAAGCGGTCTAA
- the xth gene encoding exodeoxyribonuclease III: MTIIASWNVNSVRARLDNITSWLKTTQPDIALLQEIKVQTPDFPREPFEELGYNLAVLGQKSYNGVAILSKSPIHDVLEGLPGDESDEQARYLEAEIDGLRLATIYLPNGNPPGDIDSPSEKYLYKLGWMERLKHRAQTLLADETPFVLGGDYNVIPTAKDAADISVWHKDALHLPKTRQAFHSLQNLGLTEAFRALNNEAGQYTFWDYQAGAWQQDKGIRIDHFLLSPEAADRLSRCWIDREPRGQQKASDHTPILVELND, from the coding sequence GTGACCATTATCGCTTCATGGAATGTGAATTCCGTCCGCGCCCGCCTCGATAACATCACCAGCTGGCTCAAAACCACTCAGCCTGACATCGCCCTGTTGCAAGAGATCAAGGTGCAAACCCCTGATTTTCCTAGGGAACCCTTTGAGGAGCTTGGCTACAACCTCGCCGTCCTCGGGCAGAAGTCTTACAACGGCGTGGCGATCCTCTCGAAATCACCAATCCATGATGTGCTCGAGGGCCTGCCCGGTGATGAGAGCGATGAACAGGCGCGCTACTTAGAGGCTGAGATTGATGGCCTCCGCCTGGCGACGATTTATCTGCCCAATGGCAACCCCCCGGGCGATATCGACAGCCCATCTGAGAAGTATCTGTATAAACTAGGTTGGATGGAGCGGCTAAAGCACCGCGCGCAAACACTTTTAGCGGATGAAACGCCATTTGTGCTCGGCGGTGACTATAACGTTATCCCGACGGCAAAAGATGCCGCCGATATCAGCGTCTGGCACAAAGATGCCCTGCATCTGCCCAAAACCCGGCAGGCATTTCATTCATTGCAAAATCTGGGCCTGACTGAGGCTTTCCGCGCCCTCAACAATGAGGCCGGGCAATACACCTTCTGGGATTACCAGGCGGGTGCCTGGCAACAGGATAAAGGCATCCGCATCGATCACTTCCTGCTATCCCCGGAAGCGGCGGATCGCCTATCACGCTGTTGGATTGATCGGGAGCCACGGGGCCAACAAAAAGCGTCAGACCACACGCCAATCCTGGTTGAGTTGAACGACTAA
- a CDS encoding glycoside hydrolase family 3 protein, whose product MTTRPCAMIIGVAGHQLTDEEHGIIEQTQPFGFILFKRNCQLPRQVRDLCNALKASVKHDPPILIDQEGGRVNRLASPPWPKFPAPGSLGVIADAGIGTPEEAAYWHARLTGEVLRNLNVTVNCAPVLDVPAPDSDPVVLGDRCYSDEPEAVSGVGLHAVRGFREAGIVPVIKHLPGHGRATVDSHHALPVISASLDELEATDFKPFNSASLFYREQILGMTGHLLLPEVDELPVSISTKLINEVIREKIGFKGHLMADDLSMGALTSFSNGSIPGLGSAAIEAGCDSVLFCAPKLEMWTQLADRVGEISKRGWDSWQVAARTAAAAITPMDAETFMSHHRRWLTPATLALSNQPSGADPTSY is encoded by the coding sequence ATGACGACGCGCCCATGCGCGATGATTATCGGTGTGGCTGGTCATCAGCTCACCGATGAAGAACATGGGATTATTGAGCAAACACAACCGTTTGGCTTCATACTCTTCAAGCGAAATTGCCAGTTACCAAGACAGGTTCGTGACCTGTGCAATGCGCTAAAGGCGTCAGTTAAGCATGACCCGCCGATCCTGATTGATCAGGAAGGTGGGCGTGTTAATCGCCTTGCCTCTCCGCCCTGGCCAAAGTTTCCAGCCCCCGGTTCGCTCGGCGTGATCGCAGATGCCGGGATTGGAACACCTGAGGAGGCCGCCTATTGGCATGCAAGGCTGACAGGCGAGGTGCTACGCAATCTGAATGTAACGGTGAACTGTGCGCCGGTTCTGGATGTACCTGCACCGGATAGTGATCCAGTCGTCCTTGGTGACCGCTGCTATAGCGATGAACCGGAAGCGGTTAGCGGTGTTGGATTGCACGCTGTCCGCGGGTTCCGTGAGGCTGGCATTGTACCCGTGATCAAGCATTTGCCGGGTCATGGACGCGCAACGGTTGATAGCCACCATGCGTTGCCCGTGATCTCGGCGAGCCTGGATGAGCTGGAGGCAACGGATTTCAAGCCGTTCAATTCGGCCAGCCTGTTCTATCGCGAGCAGATCCTTGGCATGACCGGGCACCTGCTGTTGCCAGAGGTTGACGAGCTTCCGGTGTCGATTTCGACCAAGCTGATCAATGAAGTGATTCGAGAAAAAATCGGGTTTAAGGGCCATTTGATGGCCGATGACTTGAGCATGGGTGCGCTTACCAGCTTTTCTAACGGCAGCATTCCAGGGCTTGGTTCTGCCGCGATTGAGGCAGGGTGTGACAGCGTTCTCTTTTGTGCGCCAAAGCTTGAAATGTGGACGCAACTTGCTGATCGCGTTGGGGAAATTTCTAAGCGTGGTTGGGACAGCTGGCAGGTCGCGGCCCGTACGGCGGCGGCGGCCATTACCCCAATGGACGCCGAGACCTTCATGTCCCACCATCGCCGTTGGTTGACCCCCGCAACGCTGGCCTTGTCTAATCAACCATCCGGCGCTGATCCGACATCTTATTGA
- a CDS encoding deoxyguanosinetriphosphate triphosphohydrolase yields the protein MPDTAPKKSSPFVPVFYPHADYACDPTASRGRVLPEAESPTRSPFQRDRDRIVHAGAFRKLKHKTQVFVYHEGDYYRTRLTHSLEVAQIARSISRQLSLDEDLTEAVALAHDMGHTPFGHAGEDAMAAAMADYGGFDHNDQAIRVLTQLEARYANYDGLNLAWETLEGVAKHNGPLIAEGSKPVPPTIAALDKAFPLDLASHASLEAQVAALADDIAYNNHDLDDGLRAGFFSVDEVAELPIVGETMRDTLDRHPGLEQSRLVHEVVRRMITLMVEDVLAQARETLSRLKPESADDVRNAGETIIRFSDQMLADERDLREFLASRMYHHYKVNRVTSKAGRIVRQLFDLFFAEPETLPTDWQNKVRAAAESSGDEDMGKARTICDYIAGMTDRYAMREYERLFDLSFRNNI from the coding sequence ATGCCCGATACGGCCCCTAAAAAATCGAGCCCGTTTGTTCCGGTCTTTTACCCCCATGCGGATTACGCCTGTGATCCCACGGCGAGCCGGGGACGGGTACTGCCTGAGGCGGAAAGCCCAACCCGCTCACCCTTTCAGCGTGACCGCGACCGTATTGTGCATGCTGGCGCATTCCGCAAGCTGAAGCACAAAACCCAAGTCTTTGTGTATCACGAGGGCGATTACTACCGGACCCGGCTGACCCACAGCCTTGAGGTGGCACAGATTGCCCGGTCAATTAGTCGACAGCTAAGCCTGGATGAGGATCTGACCGAGGCTGTCGCCCTGGCCCACGATATGGGGCACACCCCATTTGGCCATGCGGGTGAGGATGCCATGGCGGCGGCCATGGCTGATTACGGTGGGTTTGACCACAATGATCAGGCGATCCGGGTTCTGACCCAGTTAGAGGCGCGCTATGCCAACTATGACGGCCTAAACCTGGCCTGGGAGACGCTGGAAGGGGTTGCGAAGCACAACGGGCCTTTGATCGCTGAGGGTAGCAAGCCCGTACCGCCGACCATCGCCGCACTCGATAAGGCCTTCCCGTTAGATCTGGCCTCCCATGCCTCATTGGAGGCGCAGGTGGCCGCCTTGGCCGATGATATTGCCTATAACAACCATGATTTGGATGACGGGCTGCGAGCTGGCTTCTTCTCAGTCGATGAGGTGGCGGAGCTCCCCATCGTCGGGGAGACCATGCGCGATACGCTGGATCGGCATCCTGGGCTTGAGCAAAGCCGTTTGGTGCATGAGGTGGTGCGCCGGATGATCACCCTGATGGTTGAGGATGTTCTGGCCCAAGCACGTGAGACACTGAGCCGTCTAAAGCCCGAAAGCGCAGACGACGTCCGCAATGCTGGTGAAACTATTATCCGGTTTAGTGACCAGATGCTGGCGGATGAGCGTGATTTGAGGGAATTCCTGGCAAGCCGGATGTATCACCATTACAAGGTCAACCGCGTGACCTCGAAGGCGGGACGGATTGTCCGCCAGCTCTTCGATTTGTTCTTTGCGGAGCCAGAAACCCTGCCAACCGATTGGCAGAACAAGGTTCGGGCGGCGGCAGAGAGCAGCGGGGACGAGGATATGGGCAAGGCCCGAACAATCTGTGACTACATCGCCGGCATGACCGACCGATATGCCATGCGAGAGTATGAGCGGCTGTTCGATCTTAGCTTTCGAAACAACATATAA